In Acidisarcina polymorpha, the DNA window AGGTCAAAGTGACCACCGCAGCAGGGCAAAAGCTCTTCAACCATGTCGCGACCAGCGTAGGCTTTATGTCTTCGAGCGACCGCCGGGTGCCCTTTGGGCTGGGCAAAGAAACATCTGCCTCGTCGGTCGAAATACGCTGGCCGAGCGGTCTTGTTCAAAAGCTTGGGCCGACGGCGGCAGACCAGATCGTGAAGGTCATCGAGCCGATGCCAGAAGGGAAGCCGCATCCTTAGCATGGGGAAGATCGAGTTCGGGTTTTTTCAGGATAGGCTTTTCTCCAGACGGGACTTTCTTGCCCTGACCTCTGCGGCGATTGCCGATATCTCCTACTCGTATGCAGGGTCCGGTCTAAAGCCATCAGTTCTTGCCGCTCAAACCGTCGTGCCAATTGAATTCGAGAATGCCATCGCAACCTCGGGAATCAATTTCAAGGAAGACAATTCGTCGTCGCCCCATAAGTTTCAGATTGAGACGATGACTGGGGGCGTGGGGCTCTTCGACTACAACGGCGACGGACTGCTCGATATCTACTTCGCGAACGGAGCGCGTCTGCCCGATCTCGACAAGTCCGACCCCAGGTTCTTCAACCGCCTCTATCGCAATAATGGCGACGGCACCTTTACCGATGTCACCGAAACCGCGGGCGTACGGGGCGATTATTACGCGATGGGCGTTGCCGCTGCCGACTACGACAACGACGGCCATCAGGACCTTTTTGTCACCGGGGCTAACGGCTTCCAACTCTTCCACAACAACGGCGACGGCACCTTTACCGATGTGACGGCGAAAGCTGGTTTGCTCAAGGCGCACCCCGATCTAGTGCGAGGATTTTCCGTCGCAGCGGGATGGTTTGATTATGACAACGATGGCCATTTAGACCTGATCGTCATCAACTACCTCAAGTGGTCCATCGCCAAAGATGTGACATGCACTACCAAGGGCATTCGCGCTTATTGTTCGCCGAACAGTTATGCGGGGACGTCTAATCTGCTTTTTCACAACAATGGCGATGGCACCTTCACCGATGTCTCCGAGCCCTCCGGAATTCTGGGTTACACAGGGAAGGGAATGGGGGTGGCATTTGCCGATTACGATGGCGACGGCTTCGTGGATATCTTTGTCACCAATGACACCTTCCGCAATTTCCTCTTTCACAACAACGGCAATGGCACCTTCACCGAAGTCGGCATTCTTGACGGAGTTGCCTACAACGAAGACGGCAAGAGCATCGCGAGTATGGGTGTCGACTTCCGCGATATCGACAATGATGGCCGACCCGACGCCTTTATCACCGCGATGCGAGGCGACACCTTCCCTTTGTTTCGTAGTTCCAGCAAAGACTTCTTTGAGGACCGCACCATGGCGTCGAAGCTTGGCGCGTTGACGCGTAAGCTGACGGCCTGGGGAACCGGCGTCTTCGATTTCGATAATGACGGATGGAAGGATATCTTCATTGCGAACGCGGCAATTCTCGATAACTCCGAGATCATCGACAATCTTCCCTACAAGCTACCGAACACAATATTGCGGAACAATGGAGACGGGACATTCGCCGACGTTTCCGCTACAGCAGGCAAGGCATTTCAAATTGCGGCGGCGCATCGCGGCGCGGCCTTTGGCGATCTCAACAACGACGGCTTAGTCGACGCGGTGACGAACTGCCTCAATTCCCCCCCGGAGATTTGGATCAACCGCACCCGATCTGGCAATCATTGGCTGCTAATTGAACTGGTCGGCAGCAAGAGCAACCGCGATGGCCTCGGAGCGAAGATCAAAGTGATCTCGGCCGGCGGAACGCACTACAACCATGCCACCACCAGCGTCGGCTACGGCTCGGCCAGCGACAGGCGTGTGCACTTTGGGCTGGGTCCCGACAAGACCGTTCAACAAATTGAGATCGTGTGGCCTAGTGGGATCAGGCAAATTTTGACGGACGTGGCCGCCGACCAGGTGCTTACCATTCATGAAGCGGTCGGACACTGAGTCGAGCGTCCCGTCTTCGTAGGATAGTTTCATAAGATTGTTGTAGCCGATTCTCACATCCCAGACCGCGCTCACGCCTGTACCCTTTGGCCAACGATGCTGCGCCGAGTCTGGGCTTTTTCCTTAATCACGATTTTTTCTGTTTGTCTGGACTGTCAGGGGCAGATGGTGACTGGCTCTTCGATGCCGGGATTCGCCGAGGCTTTCAACCTCAGCAAGCAGGATCAAACCACGGATTATTCGGTCGAAGAGATTGCGGTCACGACCGTTGGCGCGTCCGGTACCAACATGGTCAACGTCCTTTGGCCCGGCGAAGAGGCCGACGTAACATTGCACTTCATCAACAAAACCTCTGTGAGGCTTTCGGCGACAGGTATCGCCGCAGTAGTGCGTTACGGCACCAGCGTTCCGGAGGGCGATGTATGGACGCCCCACATTTTCAAAATTTCAGATGAGCCTCCGTCGGCTATCAAAGTCGACGTTCCTGCGGGGGGCTCGCAGGATGTCATCGTTCATCCCGCGATCGGTATTCCTTTTGGCGGATACGCGCTGATTGTCCACCTTCCGCAGCATGGAGCGGTATTTGCCGGAACCTTCGTCCGGACGGTAAAGCCGGATATGGGTCGCGTCCAGTTCCCCACCTACGCCCTCGACACCACCTGGGATGAATTCATGAATGAGGGCGTCTTTACGCTCTTTGAGAAGCTGGGCATTAAAGGCATGCGGATGGGCGGTCCCTATCAATTGAAGACCGCTCCACATTACGCGCAGGACATGGATCGTCTCGATCGCTACATGCAATGGGCCAAACAACACGATGTGACCGTGATGTTAACCATTGGCGCTGGAGATGATATGCGCGACCAGCCTCTGAATCGCCCGCGGACGTGGCTCTCGCCCGAAAGCAAGATGCTCGACACTAAGGACGACCGCGCCTGGTCGCCCGAGTACGACGATGAGTTCCAGCAATGGACCCAAACCATCGCGGAAAAATATGGCTGGCCTGGCGGCAATCTCAACGCGGTCGAACTCTGGAACGAGCCATG includes these proteins:
- a CDS encoding CRTAC1 family protein, which translates into the protein MGKIEFGFFQDRLFSRRDFLALTSAAIADISYSYAGSGLKPSVLAAQTVVPIEFENAIATSGINFKEDNSSSPHKFQIETMTGGVGLFDYNGDGLLDIYFANGARLPDLDKSDPRFFNRLYRNNGDGTFTDVTETAGVRGDYYAMGVAAADYDNDGHQDLFVTGANGFQLFHNNGDGTFTDVTAKAGLLKAHPDLVRGFSVAAGWFDYDNDGHLDLIVINYLKWSIAKDVTCTTKGIRAYCSPNSYAGTSNLLFHNNGDGTFTDVSEPSGILGYTGKGMGVAFADYDGDGFVDIFVTNDTFRNFLFHNNGNGTFTEVGILDGVAYNEDGKSIASMGVDFRDIDNDGRPDAFITAMRGDTFPLFRSSSKDFFEDRTMASKLGALTRKLTAWGTGVFDFDNDGWKDIFIANAAILDNSEIIDNLPYKLPNTILRNNGDGTFADVSATAGKAFQIAAAHRGAAFGDLNNDGLVDAVTNCLNSPPEIWINRTRSGNHWLLIELVGSKSNRDGLGAKIKVISAGGTHYNHATTSVGYGSASDRRVHFGLGPDKTVQQIEIVWPSGIRQILTDVAADQVLTIHEAVGH